A single Garra rufa chromosome 9, GarRuf1.0, whole genome shotgun sequence DNA region contains:
- the erp44 gene encoding endoplasmic reticulum resident protein 44: protein MKLSSIIPAPELHYFTLLLVTGLYTPGRGEITSLDAGNIDDILNNAGVALVNFYADWCRFSQMLHPIFEEASNIVREEYPDATQVVFARVDCDQHSDIAQRYRISKYPTLKLFRNGMMMKREYRGQRSVTAIADFIRQQKVDPIKEIENLEEISTVDRSRRTIIGYFEKRDSDNFHTYEKVANILRDDCVFLAAFGDVSKPERFSGDNIIYKPMGENAPDMVYMGSLTNFDLSYAWTQDKCVPLVREITFENGEELTEEGIPFLILFHQKDDTDSLEKFQQEVARQLISEKGSINFLHADCDKFRHPLLHIQKTPADCPVIAIDSFRHMYVFPEFSDLAVPGKLRQFVLDLHSGKLHREFHHGPDPTDSTPGQPEENREVASSPPESSFQKLAPSETRYTILRDRDEL, encoded by the exons ATGAAATTATCATCAATAATACCCGCTCCCGAACTGCACTACTTCACCCTCCTGCTG GTAACGGGTCTGTATACTCCAGGGCGAGGAGAGATCACCAGTCTGGATGCTGGTAACATCGATGACATCCTTA ACAATGCAGGGGTGGCTCTAGTCAACTTCTATGCAGACTG GTGTCGTTTCAGTCAGATGCTCCACCCCATTTTTGAGGAGGCATCGAATATAGTGCGTGAGGAATATCCAGACGCTACACAGGTGGTGTTTGCCCGGGTGGACTGTGACCAGCACT CTGATATAGCCCAGCGCTACAGGATAAGCAAATACCCCACACTGAAGCTGTTCAGAAATGGGATGATGATGAAGCGAGAGTATAGAGGTCAAAGATCAGTGACCGCCATCGCTGATTTCATCCGCCAGCAAAAAGTGGATCCAATCAAAGAGATAGAAAATCTGGAGGAAATCAGCACAGTAGAT AGGAGTAGACGCACCATCATTGGTTACTTTGAAAAAAGGGACTCTGACAATTTCCATACTTATGAAAAAGTGGCCAACATCCTGAGAGATGACTGCGTGTTCCTGGCAGCTTTTGG GGATGTTTCTAAACCTGAGCGGTTTAGTGgtgataatattatttataaaccaATGGGAGAGAATGCTCCTGACATGGTCTACATGGGCTCACTCACAAATTTTGACCTCAGCTACGCCTGGACACAGGACAAGTGTGTGCCGCTAGTCCGAGAAATCACATTTGAAAACGGAGAG GAACTGACAGAGGAAGGCATTCCATTCCTGATCCTGTTCCATCAGAAGGACGACACAGATAGTCTGGAGAAATTTCAGCAAGAAGTGGCTCGCCAGCTTATCAGTGAAAAGG GTTCTATAAATTTTCTTCATGCCGATTGCGATAAATTCCGGCACCCTCTCCTGCACATTCAGAAGACCCCCGCCGACTGCCCTGTAATTGCCATCGATAGTTTCCGCCACATGTATGTCTTCCCAGAGTTCAGCGACCTTGC GGTTCCAGGAAAGCTGAGGCAGTTTGTATTGGACCTGCACTCAGGAAAGTTGCACAGAGAGTTCCATCATGGCCCAGACCCCACAGACAGCACTCCAGGACAG CCGGAGGAGAATAGAGAAGTGGCCAGTAGTCCCCCAGAGAGTTCCTTCCAGAAATTGGCCCCCAGTGAGACACGCTACACCATCCTCAGGGACCGGGACGAGCTGTGA